In the genome of Brachypodium distachyon strain Bd21 chromosome 3, Brachypodium_distachyon_v3.0, whole genome shotgun sequence, the window TCTTGCAGTACAAATATAATACAAAGGTTGGAAGTGAGTAAATTAGCTAGACAGACCTACCTCCTAATCTTCTCTTCCATAAAAGAGACAGATTTCAAATGTATCTATTTGGAAAATAGGTGTTTCAAATTCTGAAGCTGTGGAAGATAACTTTAGACGTCATACTATACAGCACTACTTCAATGGCAAGTTGTATGCTACTTAGCTGGTACCAAGACCAAACTGTAAATTATCAACAAAGTCCGTGCAGCTCAAATAGACATGTTGCAATTTCAAGTATAGAAAAAGCTGTAGAATCTATCTACAAAAATCTACGTTGGAATGATTAGTAAgacaacaacaaagaaaatcTAATCTACAAAACAGAGGGTATGGGGAACAACAGAATGACATGCATACCTTACCAACAGCACCCAGAACAACAGTAGTATCAGAACATCCATAGACGGTAGCATACTTCAACGGTGCTAAGATGTAGATAACAGAATCATGGCAGTTCAAAACCTACAAACACAGTTTGCAGCTTGTGTTAAACAATACTGACAATATCCAGCTCTGAGGTTCCATTattgaacaaacaaaaaagctACTTGGTTAGATCATTAGGACACAGAGGTGGGAGTTCCTTGAAACAACATTAAACATTAACACTGACAGTAAGAGAGGTAGATGTGTTCCAAAGTGTCCAGCATGACAAGTGGTTTCATATTGGTTCCCCCCAGATCAGATCAATGGCCTGCACATTTCTGTTCTGCATTAACCTTCTACATACCCTGACCCAAGTATGCTACTTTGCATGATTATCTCCTTAATTATGCAGATGTTGCTCCAtagtatttttttcccttctaaGAAGCAGGAATGCTCCACTGCATATACAATGATCAAACGATTGTTTACTATGCTTACAGTGGCACATTAGCACCAGCAAGACTAAATTCAAGCACCCAATGACTCATGGAACTAGATTTTGCATAAACAATTTCTTAATATCATGCGACATTACATTGCATATTGAGTGGGGGCAATGCAAACATGTTGGGAACTTAGTACAAGAGAGTCAAACCTCTTTGTTCCTATCAACATGCAAGTTGGCTAAGTAAGGAATTTCAGTACTAATACTAATATAACTATGATCCATACCTTCACTGAATGTCCTTTGACATCAGATGCATGCTTGACAACAGAAGTTTTGGAGAAACCCTCCACAAATGTAGAATTTCTATGGAATGCAGGATTGACACCAGTAGGTGTGGTGTTCCTTGAATGACTtgtattggcatcagccatgGTAACATCGAGATCAGATGCGATCTGCTGGCTCCCTTCCTTTGCTATGGATTTCTCAGTATAAAACTCCAATGAAGAAGCGATATTCTGCAAAATCCAATCATGGACCTGAGCCGCGGATACCGGAGCAGCAGGCATGTCTGGATCAGAATTTGCAAAAAATGTTGCTGCCTGGCTTAGAGATGTTCCTTGTGAGAAATGCAATAGAAATCCAAGGTGCTCAAAAGTCTCCATTGTCAGTACCTGTACAAAAGTGGGTGTAATGTAGACTTCAGAGCTTAATTGAAAGCATACATATCATGATAATTTTTCATGTTTCCTACGTCAAAGAGAAAAGCAGCTAATTGGTTCTGTGGAATCCAAACTGAGTTATTTTGTTAAGTTCAAAGAGATAATTACCTTCAGAAAATGCCCTCAAATGTAAGGACGCATCTATTCTCAGTTCCATACAAAGACAAGATCTCACTTGAGTAATATCTATTTAACTGGATCAGCTAAGCATTAtcctttattttttgtttttatttgtttcataCAATTTGTTTGTAGACATATATGTCTGCGTTGTTCCCACAATCCCACCTTGATCTTATGTTTTATTTGCTTGACACGAGTTGTTTAGACATATCAATCCATGTATGGTTCTCACCTTTGGATACAATTAACACCTAACATGTCAAAACTCATAGTTCGCAATCCATTTGTAGGTATATAACTATCAACAAACTCCACTGtttaaaacaaatactgtgtTTATATCACATTATCTCCCATATATACATTCACTCAACTAGGACAATAAGGTGGAGAATGAGGAATAGCCAACACATAATGAATAGGAATAAGTTGAGTAACTTTGTGACATACCAGAGAATCATCCCCCTCCCCCTCAACAGAATCAGCCAATAGAGTAAGAATATTAGCCATATGCTTTTGAAGATAAGATAACTGGTGAATTTCTTCATCTGCTTGAGAAGGTATAAACCGACGGCTATTACTGCGTACAAGctacaaaaaatataaatagaATTACTAAGCGAAAAGATGATGTAAAAAACTATAGATATGCTACCTAGTTGTAACTGCATTACAAGAACACTTATATGGTAATTAGTGATCTGGGTTAATAAAAAATGGAACATGCCCTGATAACCCAAATGGAACATATATCAAACAAAGACAATACATAACATAAGCCAAGGTTGCTAAAAGACACCAAATATGCAAGTAGAACAGATAAGAAACCCGTCAAATCCAATTACAGATGTATTATATAAAAATGCAGGTGTATAGAGTCTATGCATGTAGCTTTGAGAATGCAAAGGAACATCTATAAGTAGCATACCATGGAGTAGCGCATAGCAAACATATACTTGATTAAATCCCAAACAAAGAGGTCATTAGTTCATAGTAAGGCATTTaaagttttaattttataATGAACATGCAAATTTCAGTCTCACAAACAACCCGATAGTTCTATTTATGCAGTCACTCGTTCACAATGGCCACCACAGAAGACAGAGAGCCTGGATTTACTAGTCAAGAAATGACCATGTTCAGAGTATGAATCCAGCAGCAACTTTACAGATCAGTATACTTTTATCATTTATTATGAAACCAAGTAATGTCAGGCTCTCTGGCTGCACGGAATGAACAGAAGCAACAGGATGTCGTCTGGAGGACAGGGTTCCCACAGCACCAACCCCAATTGGCCACCTAATTAAGGTTATGCAATGAGAATATGTGCTTCAGAGATTTATGGTGATCGCGCAAAATCACAATGTTACAAAGTCTCAGAAGTTTTTGGGTCATGGAGTTCCAAGTCCCCATCTATATGGGGACGGTTTACTAGCCCAGTAAATAGGTCAGGGATACAATTGCTGGAGCACTTGAGGTTATGAAAGAAATGCTTGACAAAACAGGTTACCTGCTTCGTCTAAAAGCATGTCAGTTCGCTTCATATGAGCAGTAGAAAGCCAAGCGAGTAATTTGGCAGATCATGTAGCAGGAATTTCGATAATAGGTTTCCCATGGCACCAGCGCCATTTGAGTTTGCCAATACATGTTTGCCCGCATTAAACAGCTTCGGCGCAGTCAAAAAAATACATCCATGGAAAGGTAAGGTAcagttgtttcatttatttaatGCCCCAGTTCCGCTGTCAATAGTATTGCCATATAGAGTTTCCAAATGGATGGCAATTGGTAACTTAAGTGCTTTAATCGTTCCAGCCCCTAGCTATTCTTTTCTTACACGGAGTAGTATATAGGAGCAGCAATACCCTAGCAGAAGCATTAGAATCAGCGGGGCCATATCCTGACCTGGATCGGGGAGAGGGCGGACAGGTAGCCGTCGAACGCGGAGGTGGAGGGCCAGACGTCGGCGACGGCCGGCGAGTCCTTGTGCGGGCGCGGGACGAGGCGCTTGTACGACTGGATGTAGAGGAAGAGCAGCACGTCGCGGAGGTCCGCGCTGccgtccccgccggcgcccagcGCGGGGTCATCGGCGGGGTGGACCGCCGCGAGCATGCcgagcgcgagcgccgccTGGTCGGGCGGGATCTGCAGCGCGTCCGCGAGCGCCGCGGCGCTCACGCGcccgtcgacggcggcgggcgcgagCTTGTCCTTGAGCTGGGAGAGGGTCTGCGCCAGCGCGCCCTCCGGGAAGATGAGCTTGGGGATGGGCAGGAGGCCGTGCTCGAACGCCACGCGCcgcgggcggaggaggggcgcgggggccgccaccgccgatgccggcgtcggcggcggcgggtcgaGGGGCTCGTCAGCCATCGCCGCGAGAGAGGCGGGGAAGGAGATCTGGGAGAGGGACGATGCGAGACTGAGGAAGTGCGATTCAACCGTGGAAACGGTGAAAGGGCTCTCCTCCGTGTGCCTCGGCCgtgtattttaaaaaaaaaattactgctattttcattttttattggtACGTATAATATATTTCAGTGTATATTTTCTAATTTCAGACTATTCCAAACATGATGGAAATATACACATCGTTGTCACATTTCTGCATCAGGTGG includes:
- the LOC100837269 gene encoding TBCC domain-containing protein 1 isoform X3 translates to MADEPLDPPPPTPASAVAAPAPLLRPRRVAFEHGLLPIPKLIFPEGALAQTLSQLKDKLAPAAVDGRVSAAALADALQIPPDQAALALGMLAAVHPADDPALGAGGDGSADLRDVLLFLYIQSYKRLVPRPHKDSPAVADVWPSTSAFDGYLSALSPIQLVRSNSRRFIPSQADEEIHQLSYLQKHMANILTLLADSVEGEGDDSLVLTMETFEHLGFLLHFSQGTSLSQAATFFANSDPDMPAAPVSAAQVHDWILQNIASSLEFYTEKSIAKEGSQQIASDLDVTMADANTSHSRNTTPTGVNPAFHRNSTFVEGFSKTSVVKHASDVKGHSVKVLNCHDSVIYILAPLKYATVYGCSDTTVVLGAVGKVVKVEHCERVHIIAAAKRICIANCRECIFYLGVNHQPLIVGDNHKLHVRFCYSFGCKQYNRRLLHLILTIQDWVST
- the LOC100837269 gene encoding TBCC domain-containing protein 1 isoform X1, which produces MADEPLDPPPPTPASAVAAPAPLLRPRRVAFEHGLLPIPKLIFPEGALAQTLSQLKDKLAPAAVDGRVSAAALADALQIPPDQAALALGMLAAVHPADDPALGAGGDGSADLRDVLLFLYIQSYKRLVPRPHKDSPAVADVWPSTSAFDGYLSALSPIQLVRSNSRRFIPSQADEEIHQLSYLQKHMANILTLLADSVEGEGDDSLVLTMETFEHLGFLLHFSQGTSLSQAATFFANSDPDMPAAPVSAAQVHDWILQNIASSLEFYTEKSIAKEGSQQIASDLDVTMADANTSHSRNTTPTGVNPAFHRNSTFVEGFSKTSVVKHASDVKGHSVKVLNCHDSVIYILAPLKYATVYGCSDTTVVLGAVGKVVKVEHCERVHIIAAAKRICIANCRECIFYLGVNHQPLIVGDNHKLHIAPFNTYYPRLGEHMMQVGVDPSTNKWDQPFVLGVVDPHDSLSHPAGVSDVQAESATCVDPDLFTNFLIPNWFEDEVQEPTKCNPFPLPELYQASQIKKHAVLEDTQKTIRELQIDENRKKELANALHAQFKDWLYATGNIRQLYCLQGD
- the LOC100837269 gene encoding TBCC domain-containing protein 1 isoform X2, whose translation is MADEPLDPPPPTPASAVAAPAPLLRPRRVAFEHGLLPIPKLIFPEGALAQTLSQLKDKLAPAAVDGRVSAAALADALQIPPDQAALALGMLAAVHPADDPALGAGGDGSADLRDVLLFLYIQSYKRLVPRPHKDSPAVADVWPSTSAFDGYLSALSPIQLVRSNSRRFIPSQADEEIHQLSYLQKHMANILTLLADSVEGEGDDSLVLTMETFEHLGFLLHFSQGTSLSQAATFFANSDPDMPAAPVSAAQVHDWILQNIASSLEFYTEKSIAKEGSQQIASDLDVTMADANTSHSRNTTPTGVNPAFHRNSTFVEGFSKTSVVKHASDVKGHSVKVLNCHDSVIYILAPLKYATVYGCSDTTVVLGAVGKVVKVEHCERVHIIAAAKRICIANCRECIFYLGVNHQPLIVGDNHKLHIAPFNTYYPRLGEHMMQVGVDPSTNKWDQPFVLGVVDPHDSLSHPAGVSDVQAESATCVDPDLFTNFLIPNWFEDEVQEPTKCNPFPLPELYQASQIKKHAVLEDTQKTIRELQIDENRKKELANALHAQFKDWLYAALLVL